The Salipiger sp. H15 genome includes a window with the following:
- a CDS encoding ABC transporter ATP-binding protein — MSPSTRHEDPRVVPLHPKLADPGAVRVEVRSKRFGDTQVLRNVHFTVSRGETVALLGPSGVGKSTLLRIVAGLDQDFEGEVTRPAHMAMVFQEPTLLPWRTALQNLMLVHPELSEGDARVALDRVGLRGRHDAFPRSLSLGQQRRLALARAFAGRLDMLVMDEPFVSLDPELAEAMLSLTEDLIAELRPAVLFVTHARAEAERLASRILHLQGQPATLTPHLV, encoded by the coding sequence ATGAGCCCCAGCACCAGACACGAGGACCCGCGCGTCGTGCCGCTTCACCCGAAACTGGCGGACCCCGGCGCGGTGCGGGTCGAGGTGCGCTCGAAGCGCTTCGGCGATACGCAGGTGCTGCGCAACGTGCATTTCACCGTCTCGCGGGGCGAGACCGTGGCGCTGCTCGGCCCGTCCGGTGTCGGCAAGTCCACGCTGCTGCGCATCGTCGCCGGGCTCGACCAGGATTTCGAGGGCGAGGTGACCCGGCCCGCGCACATGGCCATGGTGTTCCAGGAGCCGACGCTGCTGCCCTGGCGCACCGCGCTGCAGAACCTCATGCTGGTGCATCCCGAGCTCAGCGAGGGGGATGCGCGTGTCGCGCTCGACCGGGTCGGGCTGAGGGGCCGCCACGACGCCTTTCCGCGCAGCCTGTCGCTGGGCCAGCAGCGCCGGCTGGCGCTGGCGCGGGCCTTTGCCGGGCGGCTCGACATGCTGGTGATGGACGAGCCCTTCGTGTCGCTCGATCCCGAGCTGGCCGAGGCGATGCTGTCGCTCACCGAGGACCTGATCGCAGAACTGCGCCCGGCGGTGCTTTTCGTCACCCACGCCCGCGCCGAGGCAGAAAGATTGGCCAGCCGCATCCTGCACCTGCAGGGTCAGCCCGCCACGTTGACCCCGCACCTGGTCTGA